A window of Macadamia integrifolia cultivar HAES 741 unplaced genomic scaffold, SCU_Mint_v3 scaffold264, whole genome shotgun sequence contains these coding sequences:
- the LOC122066931 gene encoding transcription factor BHLH148 isoform X2: protein MDPFFPDELQNPLLWFSPSPPPPPQPQLNQSTFVRYTRPTEGLRSEQNSISNPRNQRNIHKRMIELLRAIATAKNENRELENERSYRHMMNERLRREKQKQSYAALRSMLPPQTKNDKNSIVQMAAAHLQNLKSEKEELRKRNHDVEALILAGNEDKKIRFRVVNPSSPVDSMVVLLKCLKDMNLKVRRIRSEVSAQELSADIEIESLIEAAEVEKAVQKALMIEDEGKFGSGFLEG from the exons ATGGATCCCTTCTTCCCAGATGAGCTTCAGAACCCATTACTCTggttctctccttctcctcctcctcctccccaaCCCCAACTGAATCAGAGCACTTTTGTCAGATACACGAGACCCACGGAAGGATTACGATCGGAGCAGAATTCCATTTCCAATCCTAGAAACCAGAGGAACATCCATAAGAGAATGATCGAGTTATTGAGAGCAATTGCAACTGCGAAGAATGAAAACAGAGAGCTTGAGAACGAACGCAGTTATCGCCATATGATGAATGAGCGACTCAGAAgagagaaacagaaacagagctACGCAGCTCTGCGTTCCATGCTTCCCCCTCAAACTAag AACGATAAGAACTCCATCGTTCAAATGGCAGCGGCACATCTGCAAAATCTGAAGAGTGAAAAGGAAGAGTTGAGGAAGCGAAATCATGACGTTGAGGCATTAATTTTAGCAGGAAATGAAGATAAGAAGATTAGATTCCGAGTGGTTAATCCGTCTTCCCCTGTTGATTCCATGGTTGTGTTACTTAAATGTTTAAAAGACATGAACTTGAAAGTAAGAAGGATCAGATCAGAGGTTTCTGCTCAAGAACTTTCAGCAGATATAGAAATCGAAAGTCTG atTGAGGCGGCGGAGGTGGAAAAAGCAGTGCAAAAGGCTCtgatgattgaagatgaaggaaAGTTCGGGTCTGGTTTCCTGGAAGGATAG
- the LOC122066931 gene encoding transcription factor BHLH148 isoform X1: MDPFFPDELQNPLLWFSPSPPPPPQPQLNQSTFVRYTRPTEGLRSEQNSISNPRNQRNIHKRMIELLRAIATAKNENRELENERSYRHMMNERLRREKQKQSYAALRSMLPPQTKNDKNSIVQMAAAHLQNLKSEKEELRKRNHDVEALILAGNEDKKIRFRVVNPSSPVDSMVVLLKCLKDMNLKVRRIRSEVSAQELSADIEIESLVSKPISAYFELKSRFAHIIWGLMGIKKMKQKR, encoded by the exons ATGGATCCCTTCTTCCCAGATGAGCTTCAGAACCCATTACTCTggttctctccttctcctcctcctcctccccaaCCCCAACTGAATCAGAGCACTTTTGTCAGATACACGAGACCCACGGAAGGATTACGATCGGAGCAGAATTCCATTTCCAATCCTAGAAACCAGAGGAACATCCATAAGAGAATGATCGAGTTATTGAGAGCAATTGCAACTGCGAAGAATGAAAACAGAGAGCTTGAGAACGAACGCAGTTATCGCCATATGATGAATGAGCGACTCAGAAgagagaaacagaaacagagctACGCAGCTCTGCGTTCCATGCTTCCCCCTCAAACTAag AACGATAAGAACTCCATCGTTCAAATGGCAGCGGCACATCTGCAAAATCTGAAGAGTGAAAAGGAAGAGTTGAGGAAGCGAAATCATGACGTTGAGGCATTAATTTTAGCAGGAAATGAAGATAAGAAGATTAGATTCCGAGTGGTTAATCCGTCTTCCCCTGTTGATTCCATGGTTGTGTTACTTAAATGTTTAAAAGACATGAACTTGAAAGTAAGAAGGATCAGATCAGAGGTTTCTGCTCAAGAACTTTCAGCAGATATAGAAATCGAAAGTCTGGTGAGTAAGCCAATTTCAGCATATTTTGAGTTGAAAAGCAGATTTGCTCATATAATTTGGGGTCTGATGGGTATAAAGAAGATGAAACAAAAACGATGA
- the LOC122066958 gene encoding dolichol-phosphate mannose synthase subunit 2: MLSIAMELADRAVGFLLSLISLSIFTYYTFWVVILPFVDTDHFIHKYFLPQEFAILIPVFAGVTLLCFLCVFIGLVMLKSKKKRA, encoded by the exons ATGCTAAGTATTGCAATGGAACTGGCAGACAGGGCAGTGGGGTTTCTATTATCGCTAATTAGTTTATCAATTTTCACTTATTATACATTTTGGGTTGTCATCCTG CCGTTTGTGGACACAGATCACTTTATCCACAAGTACTTCCTCCCTCAGGAGTTTGCTATACTGATACCAGTTTTTGCTGGTGTGACACTTTTGTGCTTCTTATGTGTCTTTATTGGGCTTGTGATGCTTAAATCCAAAAAGAAGAGGGCTTGA